In Candidatus Taylorbacteria bacterium, the DNA window TCTCCCCATCCTCCGGCGTATAATGTATGGAATTCATGACCATGTTGCTTATGACACTACGAAACAGGGGCTCGTCGAGCATTAACTCAATTTTCTTTTCTGGGAGTATAATTTTGAGTTTCAGGTGTTTTTTATCGCTCAATGGTTTCAGTTCATTGAGAAAAATTTGAATTGTGGCGCCGATATCCATTTCTTTTACTTTAATGGTAAATGCCCCGAGTTCAATGCGCGATACATTCAAAAGCGCGTTGACCAGATCTATCATTCGCTGATTTAAAGCGCGAATATCATTGATATATTCATTTTGTTTTTCTGTGAGCATTCCCATTTTTCCGCCCAGAAGCCTTTCGGTCAAGAGTTTGATAGCGGTCGGCGGAGTTTTGAGCTGATGGGACGCAAGAGATATGAATTCGCTTTTGGCTTTGTCAATTTCTTTTTCGAGCGTGATGTCTCGAAAAACTTCAATTGTTCCTATGACTTTTCCATCAAGAATAACGGGAGTTACCGTAATTGCCACAGGGAATTTTGATTTGTCTTTATGCGCATAATAGTAGGTCGGGCCCGCTGTGGTGGTGGTAGTAGTAGTCGTGGCGGTAGACAGCGCCATGCTCACAGGGTGTTTTTCCAATTGAATAGATGCTCCGTTTTCGTCTTCAATCGGGAAAACCTCAAAAAAAACTCTCCCCATAACTTCCTCGCTCTTCCTCCCGAGCAACTTTTCAGCGGTTTTATTTATAAGCGTAATATTTCCCCCCGAGTCCGTTGCCAAAAGCCCGTCACCGATACTCGCTAGCATCGTTTCTCGTTCCTTGGACGACACGGCTAATACTTTCGCATTTACCGCCAGCTTTAGTCTCACCTCCTCCTTTTCCTTCGCAGTCACCGCCAACTTTTCTGCAGTTACTGCAAGCTCGCGCCTCACCTCCTCCTTTTCCTTTGCAGTCACCGCCAACTTTTCTGCAGTTACTGCAAGCTCGCGCCTCACCTCCTCTTTTTCCTTCGCAGTCACGGCAAGTTCTTCCGCGGTAACAGCCAATTTTCGTCTGACCTCTTCTTTTTCCTTAGCGGTTACCGCCAACTCAT includes these proteins:
- a CDS encoding ATP-binding protein yields the protein ELAVTAKEKEEVRRKLAVTAEELAVTAKEKEEVRRELAVTAEKLAVTAKEKEEVRRELAVTAEKLAVTAKEKEEVRLKLAVNAKVLAVSSKERETMLASIGDGLLATDSGGNITLINKTAEKLLGRKSEEVMGRVFFEVFPIEDENGASIQLEKHPVSMALSTATTTTTTTTAGPTYYYAHKDKSKFPVAITVTPVILDGKVIGTIEVFRDITLEKEIDKAKSEFISLASHQLKTPPTAIKLLTERLLGGKMGMLTEKQNEYINDIRALNQRMIDLVNALLNVSRIELGAFTIKVKEMDIGATIQIFLNELKPLSDKKHLKLKIILPEKKIELMLDEPLFRSVISNMVMNSIHYTPEDGEISIECKIMNKGEIVAGKLFEEKSFLIVVSDSGYGIPQNQQGKVFTKFFRADNAREVLADGTGLGLYLVKSVLDNSGGFIWFTSGGENQGSTFYAAIPMTGMRAKAGKKELELIGEQNPL